The proteins below come from a single Stomoxys calcitrans chromosome 1, idStoCalc2.1, whole genome shotgun sequence genomic window:
- the LOC131994181 gene encoding uncharacterized protein LOC131994181 produces the protein MWRVGSKGLFQWICFSICMPLLRQAISTYLCPKSLLQQALKPQPVVSNEVDLFPSSKGTVQYTPPKITLAFEATTTIKSCVSTTLSTDADDDDDDYGGIIKTIESLTVSGYGSKKI, from the exons ATGTGGCGAGTGGGTTCTAAAGGGCTGTTTCAATGGATTTGCTTTTCTATATGCATGCCGTTGTTGAGACAGGCCATCTCCACGTATCTTTGCCCTAAG AGTCTACTACAACAAGCACTTAAACCACAACCAGTGGTGTCAAATGAAGTTGATTTATTTCCCTCATCTAAAGGAACAGTTCAGTACACTCCCCCCAAAATAACTCTTGCATTCGAAGCCACCACAACCATCAAAAGTTGTGTTTCAACAACACTCAGCactgatgctgatgatgacgacgatgatTATGGCGGCATCATCAAGACCATAGAATCCTTAACTGTTAGTGGCTACGGtagcaaaaaaatataa